One window of the Rhizobiaceae bacterium genome contains the following:
- a CDS encoding hemolysin family protein gives MNEPSQSPVLETGGDAQSPKPGDGPSRSAEQSAERPSLLGRLAGLFRNRNGSSLREELADALAETQADDDAEAFSPGERAMLNNILRLREERVEDAMIPRADIEAIELSTTLGQLMELFEESGHSRMPVYAETLDDPRGMVHIRDVLGHITRQARVKKPRRSKKAAAGESAEAQPALQLPFDLGNVDLTRTIGELNLIRPVLFVPPSMLASDLMGRMQAQRIQMALVIDEYGGTDGLVSLEDLVEMVVGDIEDEHDEDVPLITQTGDGVFVVDAKAEIDDVAEKIGAAFSAGEHAESVDTIGGLLFNALGRVPARGEVVQAIPGFEFHVLDADPRRVKRVRIVQDLRGERRRKAQTAEQPSG, from the coding sequence ATGAACGAACCCAGCCAGTCCCCGGTGCTTGAAACCGGCGGCGACGCCCAGTCCCCCAAACCGGGAGACGGGCCGAGTAGAAGCGCGGAACAGTCTGCCGAACGCCCGTCCCTTCTGGGACGCCTCGCCGGATTGTTCCGCAACCGAAACGGCTCCTCCCTGAGGGAGGAGCTGGCCGACGCTCTCGCCGAGACCCAGGCGGACGACGATGCGGAGGCATTTTCGCCCGGCGAGCGGGCGATGCTCAACAACATATTGCGCCTGCGAGAGGAACGCGTCGAGGACGCGATGATCCCGCGCGCCGACATCGAGGCGATCGAACTTTCGACCACGCTCGGCCAGTTGATGGAACTGTTCGAGGAATCCGGACATTCGCGCATGCCGGTCTACGCCGAGACGCTGGACGACCCGCGCGGCATGGTCCACATCCGCGACGTGCTCGGCCACATCACGCGGCAGGCGCGCGTGAAGAAGCCGCGCCGTTCGAAGAAGGCGGCGGCTGGCGAGTCGGCGGAAGCGCAGCCGGCGTTGCAACTGCCGTTCGATCTCGGCAATGTCGATCTGACCAGGACGATCGGCGAACTGAATCTCATCCGCCCGGTGCTCTTCGTGCCGCCCTCCATGCTGGCCTCCGACCTGATGGGGCGCATGCAGGCGCAGCGCATCCAGATGGCGCTGGTGATAGACGAGTATGGCGGCACTGATGGCCTCGTCTCGCTTGAGGACCTTGTCGAGATGGTCGTCGGCGACATCGAGGACGAACATGACGAGGACGTGCCGCTGATCACCCAGACGGGCGACGGCGTCTTCGTCGTCGACGCCAAGGCCGAGATCGACGATGTCGCGGAGAAGATCGGCGCCGCCTTCTCGGCCGGCGAGCATGCCGAGTCGGTCGATACGATCGGCGGCCTGCTGTTCAACGCGCTGGGGCGCGTGCCTGCCCGCGGCGAGGTGGTGCAGGCCATCCCCGGTTTCGAGTTTCACGTGCTCGACGCCGATCCGCGCCGGGTCAAGCGCGTCCGCATCGTGCAGGACCTGCGCGGCGAGCGCCGCCGCAAGGCGCAGACCGCCGAACAGCCGAGCGGTTGA
- the lnt gene encoding apolipoprotein N-acyltransferase: MERLAGKIILLWGWRRTLVAFLAGAFGVLGHAPYDFFAAGFVSFPLLVWLLDGATASPSAGRLRGLVPVFATGWWFGFGYFLAGLWWVGGALLVEADAFAWALPLAVLGLPALLAFFYAFAAVLARLVWTGGVGRIAALAMAFGVAEWLRTVLFTGFPWNPVGFLAMPVPLLMQSVSVAGSMGMNVLSVFVFAIPALLAARRDRAPGFALAALLVAAHAGFGQWALSRPAPADAPGLNVRIVQPSIDQSEKWDKGVRDRIFRTLLDLSAAPAAEGRARPDLIVWPETSIPFLLTDRPDALVALGELLMPGQMLLAGVVREEGASSSESEARYYNSVVAINDAGEIADAVDKVHLVPFGEYLPFQETLEDLGFQKVVALPLDFFAGTERHAITLPGGARGVPFICYEIIFPELVAADAGNANVIVSVTNDAWFGDTAGPYQHFRQAQIRAAENGIPVLRAANNGISAVIDSRGEVLDALAIDARASIDASVKLDRRNPPLGDPARNGLIILGVFALASVGLRIARRDRLN; encoded by the coding sequence ATGGAGCGCCTGGCCGGCAAGATCATTTTGCTGTGGGGGTGGCGGCGCACGCTGGTTGCCTTTCTGGCCGGGGCATTCGGCGTCCTCGGCCACGCGCCCTACGATTTCTTCGCGGCGGGATTCGTCTCGTTTCCGCTTCTGGTTTGGCTGCTGGACGGCGCCACGGCCTCCCCGTCGGCCGGCCGGCTGCGCGGGCTCGTCCCCGTTTTCGCCACCGGCTGGTGGTTCGGCTTCGGCTATTTTCTGGCGGGTCTCTGGTGGGTCGGCGGCGCACTGCTGGTCGAAGCGGATGCGTTCGCCTGGGCGCTGCCGCTGGCGGTGCTCGGGCTGCCGGCGCTGCTTGCCTTCTTCTATGCCTTCGCCGCCGTGCTGGCGCGGCTGGTCTGGACGGGAGGGGTAGGACGGATCGCCGCTCTCGCCATGGCCTTCGGCGTTGCCGAGTGGCTGCGGACAGTGCTTTTCACAGGCTTTCCATGGAACCCCGTCGGCTTTCTGGCGATGCCTGTTCCGCTGCTCATGCAGTCCGTCTCGGTCGCCGGCTCGATGGGTATGAACGTACTGTCGGTGTTCGTCTTCGCCATACCGGCCCTGCTGGCGGCGCGGCGGGACCGCGCGCCCGGCTTCGCCCTCGCGGCGCTGCTGGTCGCGGCGCATGCCGGCTTCGGCCAATGGGCGCTGTCGCGGCCGGCTCCGGCGGACGCGCCCGGCCTGAATGTCAGGATCGTGCAGCCGTCGATCGACCAGAGCGAGAAATGGGACAAGGGCGTGCGCGACCGCATCTTCCGCACCCTGCTCGACCTTTCCGCCGCGCCGGCCGCCGAGGGCAGGGCGCGACCCGACCTGATCGTCTGGCCGGAAACCTCCATCCCCTTCCTGCTGACCGACCGGCCCGACGCGCTGGTGGCGCTCGGCGAACTGCTGATGCCGGGCCAGATGCTGCTTGCCGGCGTCGTGCGCGAGGAGGGAGCCTCGTCGTCGGAAAGCGAGGCGCGCTACTACAATTCCGTCGTGGCGATCAACGACGCGGGCGAGATCGCCGATGCCGTCGACAAGGTGCACCTGGTGCCCTTCGGCGAATATCTGCCGTTCCAGGAGACGCTTGAGGACCTCGGCTTCCAGAAGGTCGTGGCGCTGCCGCTGGACTTCTTCGCCGGCACCGAGCGGCATGCGATCACGCTGCCGGGCGGCGCAAGGGGCGTGCCCTTCATCTGCTACGAGATCATCTTTCCGGAACTGGTCGCGGCCGATGCCGGGAACGCGAATGTCATCGTCAGCGTGACCAACGACGCCTGGTTCGGCGACACGGCCGGCCCGTACCAGCATTTCCGGCAAGCGCAGATACGCGCGGCGGAAAACGGCATTCCGGTGCTGCGCGCCGCCAACAACGGCATTTCCGCGGTCATCGATTCGCGGGGCGAGGTGCTCGACGCGCTGGCCATCGACGCGCGCGCCTCGATCGACGCTTCGGTGAAGCTCGACCGCAGAAATCCGCCGCTCGGCGATCCTGCGCGGAACGGACTGATCATCCTCGGCGTTTTCGCGCTGGCCTCCGTGGGATTGCGCATTGCAAGGCGCGACCGGCTGAATTGA
- a CDS encoding helix-turn-helix transcriptional regulator — MDRVKKPNPIDVHVGARIKLRRNMLGMSQEKLGESLGITFQQVQKYEKGTNRVGASRLQDIASILSTPVAFFFEDAPNRESTSMPLRAEEAPNAMAMEFCSTAEGLALNRAFIKITNPKTRRRIIDLVKSIAEDEDE; from the coding sequence ATGGACAGAGTGAAGAAACCCAACCCGATCGATGTGCATGTGGGCGCCCGCATCAAGCTGCGCCGGAACATGCTCGGCATGAGTCAGGAGAAGCTCGGCGAAAGCCTGGGAATCACCTTTCAGCAGGTGCAGAAATACGAAAAAGGCACGAACCGCGTCGGTGCCAGCCGCCTGCAGGACATCGCCTCGATCCTGAGCACGCCTGTCGCCTTCTTCTTCGAGGACGCGCCGAACCGGGAAAGCACGTCCATGCCGTTGCGCGCCGAAGAGGCGCCGAACGCCATGGCGATGGAGTTCTGCTCCACGGCGGAGGGCCTCGCGCTCAACCGCGCCTTCATCAAGATCACCAATCCGAAAACCCGGCGACGGATCATCGACCTCGTCAAGAGCATCGCCGAAGACGAGGACGAGTGA
- the metK gene encoding methionine adenosyltransferase, which produces MGPAAKDPFREGQPVPRQNYLFTSESVSEGHPDKVCDRISDEIVDLVYREARKSGMNAWDVRVACETLATTNRVVIAGEVRVPDTLLKKGKDGKPLKDAQGHPVINPSKFRSVARKAIRDIGYEQSGFHWKTAKIDVLLHAQSADIAQGVDKAQDANTEGAGDQGIMFGYACSETPDLMPAPIYYSHKILELLSKARRAGVGDVGRLGPDAKSQVTVKYVDGKPAAVTQIVLSTQHLDSSWDSRKVRKVVEPFIREALGDLEIAKDCNWYINPTGKFVIGGPDGDAGLTGRKIIVDTYGGAAPHGGGAFSGKDTTKVDRSAAYAARYLAKNVVAAKLAERCTIQLAYAIGVAQPLSIYVDLHGTGKVDEAALEKALREVMDLSPSGIRRHLDLNKPIYAKTTAYGHFGRKPGRDGSFSWEKTDLVKPIKQALAA; this is translated from the coding sequence ATGGGTCCGGCCGCAAAAGATCCGTTTCGAGAGGGACAGCCCGTGCCACGCCAGAACTATCTCTTCACCAGCGAATCCGTGTCCGAAGGTCACCCCGACAAGGTGTGTGACCGCATCTCCGACGAGATAGTCGATCTGGTCTACCGCGAAGCCAGGAAGTCAGGCATGAACGCATGGGACGTGCGCGTCGCCTGCGAGACGCTGGCGACCACCAACCGCGTCGTCATCGCGGGCGAGGTCCGCGTGCCGGATACGCTGCTCAAGAAGGGCAAGGACGGCAAGCCGCTGAAGGACGCGCAGGGTCATCCCGTCATCAATCCCTCGAAATTCCGCTCGGTGGCGCGCAAGGCGATCCGCGATATCGGCTACGAGCAGAGCGGCTTCCACTGGAAGACGGCGAAGATCGACGTGCTGCTGCATGCCCAGTCGGCCGACATTGCGCAGGGCGTCGACAAGGCGCAGGACGCCAACACAGAGGGCGCGGGCGACCAGGGCATCATGTTCGGCTATGCCTGCAGCGAGACGCCGGACCTGATGCCGGCGCCGATCTACTACAGCCACAAGATTCTCGAACTGCTGTCGAAGGCGCGCCGCGCGGGCGTAGGCGATGTCGGCAGGCTCGGCCCCGACGCCAAGAGCCAGGTCACGGTAAAATATGTCGACGGCAAGCCGGCGGCGGTGACGCAGATCGTGCTGTCCACCCAGCATCTCGATTCGTCCTGGGATTCCAGGAAGGTGCGCAAGGTGGTCGAGCCCTTCATCCGCGAGGCGCTCGGCGACCTGGAGATCGCCAAGGACTGCAACTGGTACATCAATCCAACCGGAAAATTCGTCATCGGCGGTCCCGACGGCGATGCCGGCCTGACCGGTCGCAAGATCATCGTCGACACCTATGGCGGCGCGGCTCCGCATGGCGGCGGCGCGTTCTCGGGCAAGGATACGACCAAGGTCGACCGCTCGGCCGCCTATGCGGCGCGCTACCTCGCCAAGAACGTGGTTGCGGCGAAGCTCGCCGAGCGCTGCACCATCCAGCTCGCCTACGCCATCGGCGTGGCCCAGCCGCTGTCGATCTATGTCGACCTGCACGGCACCGGCAAGGTGGACGAGGCGGCGCTGGAGAAGGCGCTGCGCGAGGTCATGGACCTGTCGCCCTCGGGCATCCGCCGGCACCTCGACCTGAACAAGCCGATCTACGCCAAGACGACGGCCTACGGCCATTTTGGCCGCAAGCCGGGCCGCGACGGTTCCTTCTCCTGGGAGAAGACCGATCTGGTGAAGCCGATCAAGCAGGCGCTTGCCGCCTGA
- a CDS encoding tRNA (guanine(46)-N(7))-methyltransferase TrmB — protein MTEETRRQRSTEAFFGRRHGKSIRSAPASALAEQLPHYRVELKNDAPQDIRALFSAPVSRVWLEIGFGGGEHLLHEARRQPDIGFIGVEPFVNGMAKLMVALAAEPLPNLRIYDDDATQLLDWLPASSIDGIDLLYPDPWPKKRHWKRRFVNETNLDRFVRVMKPGALFHFASDIDTYVNWTLLHCRAHADFEWTARSAADWYTPYEAWPGTRYEAKALRERRRPAYLTFRRR, from the coding sequence ATGACGGAAGAAACCCGGCGCCAGCGCTCGACGGAGGCCTTTTTCGGCCGGCGTCACGGCAAGTCGATACGCTCCGCCCCTGCCAGCGCGCTGGCGGAGCAGCTTCCGCACTACCGCGTCGAACTGAAGAACGACGCGCCGCAGGACATACGCGCGCTCTTCTCGGCTCCGGTATCGCGTGTCTGGCTGGAGATCGGCTTCGGCGGCGGCGAGCACCTTCTGCATGAGGCGCGGCGGCAGCCGGATATCGGCTTCATCGGGGTCGAGCCCTTCGTCAATGGCATGGCGAAATTGATGGTGGCGCTGGCCGCCGAGCCCTTGCCCAATCTCCGCATATATGACGATGACGCGACGCAATTGCTCGACTGGCTGCCGGCGTCCTCCATCGACGGGATCGACCTTCTCTATCCAGATCCATGGCCGAAGAAGCGGCACTGGAAGCGTCGTTTCGTCAACGAAACGAACCTCGACCGCTTCGTACGGGTGATGAAGCCGGGCGCGCTCTTCCATTTCGCGTCCGATATCGACACCTATGTGAACTGGACGCTGCTCCATTGCCGCGCGCATGCCGATTTTGAATGGACGGCACGCTCGGCTGCCGACTGGTATACGCCCTACGAGGCATGGCCCGGCACGCGCTACGAGGCCAAGGCGCTGCGCGAGAGGCGTCGGCCGGCGTATCTGACATTCAGGCGGCGCTGA
- a CDS encoding sensor histidine kinase N-terminal domain-containing protein yields the protein MKRRAGAYSLRRRLLALLLAPLIVIGLVALIDSYREADRTADAVSDRVLAGSALAIAERVVVGENGRLEVDVPYVALEMLTSAAQDRVFYRVDGPPGTFITGYQDLPTVGAPARETTAFADASFQGEQIRVAALARSASTGASSIPYVVTVAETTIARAQLTRTILIRSAIRLGALIVCAAALVWVAVSVSLRPLYRMRDAIAERSPDDLQPIDQAVPSEVLGLVETVNSFMARLGSALAAMRNFTGNASHQLRTPMAIVRTQLALAARAPTVEAARQAAQAGDEAVAHAERVLSQLLLLARIDAADSERLAAFETLDLTALARERTVEHFMRARNENVDLGFEGDDSCMIRGDMLLLGELLDNLIGNAIAYAGAGAEATVAVRREDGVALTVEDNGPSLSPEERKRVLERFARGSSKAGAGLGLPIVEEITRLFGGRLDLAEGREGHGLKVSVRFPESIG from the coding sequence ATGAAGCGGCGGGCGGGCGCGTATTCCCTCCGCCGCCGGCTGCTGGCGCTGTTGCTGGCGCCGCTGATCGTCATCGGCCTCGTCGCGCTCATCGATTCCTACCGCGAGGCGGACAGGACGGCGGACGCCGTTTCCGACCGCGTGCTTGCCGGCTCGGCGCTGGCGATCGCCGAACGCGTGGTGGTGGGCGAGAACGGCCGGCTTGAGGTCGACGTGCCCTATGTGGCGCTGGAGATGCTGACCTCGGCCGCGCAGGATCGCGTCTTCTACCGCGTCGACGGCCCGCCCGGCACGTTCATCACCGGCTATCAGGATCTCCCGACCGTCGGCGCCCCCGCCCGCGAGACGACGGCCTTCGCCGACGCTTCGTTTCAGGGCGAGCAGATCCGCGTGGCCGCGCTCGCCCGCTCGGCCTCGACCGGCGCGAGTTCGATTCCCTATGTCGTCACGGTCGCTGAGACGACCATCGCGCGTGCGCAGCTCACCCGCACCATCCTGATCCGTTCCGCCATCCGGCTCGGCGCGCTGATCGTCTGCGCGGCCGCGCTGGTGTGGGTCGCCGTCAGCGTTTCGCTGCGGCCGCTCTACCGCATGCGCGACGCGATCGCGGAACGCAGCCCGGACGACCTCCAGCCCATCGACCAGGCCGTGCCCTCCGAGGTGCTGGGTCTGGTGGAAACGGTCAATTCCTTCATGGCCCGGCTGGGCTCGGCGCTGGCCGCCATGCGCAACTTCACCGGAAACGCCAGCCATCAGTTGCGCACGCCGATGGCCATCGTCCGCACGCAGCTCGCGCTCGCCGCGCGGGCGCCCACGGTGGAAGCGGCGCGGCAGGCGGCGCAGGCCGGCGACGAAGCCGTAGCGCATGCCGAGCGCGTGCTGTCGCAACTGCTTCTTCTGGCGCGAATCGATGCCGCCGATTCGGAGCGGCTTGCCGCCTTCGAGACACTCGACCTGACCGCGCTGGCCCGCGAGCGGACGGTCGAACATTTCATGCGCGCCCGGAACGAAAACGTCGATCTCGGCTTCGAAGGCGACGACTCCTGCATGATCCGGGGCGACATGCTGCTCCTTGGCGAGCTTCTCGACAATCTCATCGGCAACGCCATCGCCTATGCGGGAGCCGGCGCGGAAGCGACGGTCGCCGTGCGCCGCGAAGATGGCGTGGCGCTGACGGTCGAGGACAACGGGCCCAGCCTTTCGCCGGAGGAGCGGAAACGCGTGCTGGAACGGTTCGCCCGTGGCTCAAGCAAGGCCGGCGCGGGTCTCGGCCTGCCGATCGTGGAAGAGATCACGCGGCTCTTCGGCGGCCGGCTCGACCTGGCCGAGGGACGCGAGGGGCACGGCTTGAAGGTCAGCGTGCGGTTTCCGGAAAGTATCGGATAG
- a CDS encoding response regulator transcription factor, protein MRILIVEDSAALAGGLAAVLKGGGYAVDAVGDGASALAVLAAERFDLVILDLNLPDMDGLEVLKALRGRAMQASVLVLSARGELEDRVRGLDLGADDYLTKPFDVDELEARVRTLLRRQAGLKSAVLSHGSITLDLNTRSFMSQGSPLDMPARERSLLETLFVRAGKVVPKQAIIESLASFDDDLSANAIEQYVSRLRKRLAPYGLTVRTARGIGYYLEAAKPE, encoded by the coding sequence TTGCGCATCCTGATCGTGGAAGACAGTGCGGCGCTGGCCGGCGGCCTAGCCGCCGTGCTCAAGGGCGGCGGCTACGCCGTGGACGCCGTCGGCGACGGAGCCTCGGCGCTCGCCGTGCTTGCCGCCGAGCGCTTCGACCTCGTCATCCTCGACCTCAACCTTCCCGACATGGACGGACTCGAGGTGCTGAAAGCCCTGCGGGGGCGCGCGATGCAGGCGAGCGTGCTCGTGCTGTCGGCGCGCGGCGAGCTGGAGGACCGCGTGCGCGGCCTCGACCTCGGCGCCGACGACTATCTGACCAAGCCGTTCGACGTCGACGAACTGGAGGCGCGGGTGCGCACGCTGCTGCGCCGGCAGGCCGGGCTGAAATCCGCCGTGCTTTCGCACGGATCGATCACGCTCGACCTCAACACGCGCTCGTTCATGTCGCAGGGTTCGCCGCTCGACATGCCGGCGCGCGAGCGCAGCCTGCTGGAGACGCTGTTCGTGCGCGCCGGCAAGGTGGTGCCGAAGCAGGCGATCATCGAATCCCTCGCCAGCTTCGACGACGATCTGAGCGCCAACGCCATCGAGCAGTACGTCAGCCGGCTGCGCAAGCGGCTGGCGCCTTACGGCCTGACGGTGCGGACGGCGCGCGGCATCGGCTACTATCTCGAAGCCGCGAAGCCGGAATGA
- a CDS encoding ABC transporter substrate-binding protein, producing MLLFSIASTAKAEETVFPALDGNQGGRVLTVYSALDTPVAKPIVAGFQAANPDVAVRYEELLTSDIYDRIVAETDAGRPTADLAFSSAMDLQVKLANDGYAQESELPMSARWPRWANWRNTAYALTFEPAVFVYHKPSFREAPPPATRGQFVGYLKEQGDRVFGRIATYDIERSGVGFMFMSRDQEQFPDIWSVVRAMGGAGVKLYSTSSAILERIADGRFVLGYNIVGSYAADWAARDPDIGIVLPKDYTIVMSRIGLVPKAAREPDLGRRYLEYMMSAEGQSLMARELHIAAVNPDVSGDNTANSMQAAMGAQLRPVPVSPGLMVYLDQVKRSRMIKRWNEALRGQ from the coding sequence ATGCTGCTGTTTTCGATCGCCTCAACCGCGAAAGCGGAGGAAACGGTCTTCCCGGCGCTCGACGGCAATCAGGGCGGCCGGGTGCTCACCGTCTATTCGGCCCTCGACACGCCCGTCGCGAAACCGATCGTCGCCGGCTTCCAGGCGGCGAATCCCGATGTCGCCGTGCGCTACGAGGAGCTGCTCACCTCCGATATCTACGACCGCATCGTCGCCGAGACGGATGCCGGGCGGCCGACCGCCGATCTCGCCTTCTCCTCGGCGATGGATCTTCAGGTGAAGCTCGCCAATGACGGCTATGCGCAGGAAAGCGAGCTGCCGATGAGCGCCCGCTGGCCGCGCTGGGCGAACTGGCGCAACACCGCCTATGCGCTGACCTTCGAGCCGGCCGTCTTCGTCTACCACAAGCCGAGCTTCCGCGAGGCTCCGCCGCCGGCCACGCGCGGGCAGTTCGTCGGCTATCTCAAGGAGCAGGGCGACCGCGTTTTCGGCCGCATCGCCACCTACGACATAGAACGCTCCGGCGTCGGCTTCATGTTCATGTCCCGCGATCAGGAGCAGTTTCCCGATATCTGGTCCGTCGTGCGCGCCATGGGCGGCGCGGGCGTAAAGCTCTATTCGACGAGCTCGGCCATCCTCGAACGCATTGCCGACGGCCGCTTCGTGCTGGGCTACAACATCGTCGGTTCCTATGCCGCGGACTGGGCGGCGCGTGACCCCGACATCGGCATCGTCCTGCCGAAGGACTACACCATCGTCATGTCGCGTATCGGGCTGGTGCCGAAGGCGGCGCGGGAGCCTGATCTCGGCCGGCGCTATCTGGAGTACATGATGTCGGCCGAAGGTCAGAGCCTGATGGCGCGGGAGCTCCATATCGCCGCCGTCAACCCGGACGTGTCGGGCGACAACACCGCGAACTCCATGCAGGCTGCGATGGGCGCGCAACTGAGGCCCGTGCCGGTGAGCCCGGGCCTCATGGTCTATCTCGACCAGGTCAAGCGCTCGCGCATGATCAAGCGCTGGAACGAGGCGCTGCGCGGACAATAG
- a CDS encoding tripartite tricarboxylate transporter substrate binding protein — MKKFLWASIISAALALPAMAADYKIMAPAAPGGGWDQTARSMQSALQDEKISDSVQVTNVPGAGGTIGLAQFVNQAGGDPTQLIVGGYVMVGAILTNNSPVTLDQVTPIARLTGEYEAIVVPAASDIKDMAGLVEKLKADPGSVSWGGGSAGGTDHITAGLIAKASGVDPTKVNYIAFSGGGEALAAILGNQVTVGISGYGEFAEQVKAGTLRVIGISSDERVPGIDAPTYKEGGVDVSIQNWRMVAAAPGITDEQKAAIIADIEKMVNSATWQKTLTDKGWANTYLAGDAFAEQLKKDTEATAGILKDIGLVK, encoded by the coding sequence ATGAAGAAATTCCTTTGGGCATCGATCATCAGCGCGGCGCTTGCCCTGCCGGCCATGGCCGCCGACTACAAGATCATGGCGCCGGCGGCCCCGGGCGGCGGCTGGGACCAGACCGCCCGCTCCATGCAGAGCGCGCTGCAGGACGAAAAGATCTCGGACAGCGTGCAGGTGACCAACGTTCCGGGCGCCGGCGGCACCATCGGTCTCGCGCAGTTCGTCAACCAGGCCGGCGGCGATCCCACCCAGCTCATCGTCGGCGGCTATGTGATGGTCGGCGCGATCCTCACCAACAATTCGCCGGTCACGCTCGATCAGGTGACGCCGATCGCGCGCCTCACCGGCGAGTACGAGGCGATCGTCGTTCCTGCTGCCTCCGACATCAAGGACATGGCCGGTCTGGTCGAGAAGCTGAAAGCCGATCCAGGCTCGGTGTCCTGGGGCGGCGGTTCGGCCGGCGGCACGGATCACATCACGGCCGGCCTGATCGCCAAGGCGTCCGGCGTCGATCCGACCAAGGTCAACTATATCGCCTTCTCCGGCGGCGGCGAGGCGCTGGCCGCGATCCTCGGCAACCAGGTGACGGTCGGCATTTCCGGCTACGGCGAATTCGCCGAGCAGGTGAAGGCCGGCACGCTGCGCGTCATCGGCATCTCGTCGGACGAGCGGGTCCCGGGCATCGACGCGCCGACCTACAAGGAGGGCGGCGTCGACGTCTCCATCCAGAACTGGCGCATGGTCGCCGCCGCGCCCGGCATCACCGACGAGCAGAAGGCCGCCATCATCGCTGACATCGAGAAGATGGTGAACTCGGCGACGTGGCAGAAGACGCTGACCGACAAGGGCTGGGCCAACACCTATCTGGCCGGCGACGCCTTCGCCGAGCAGCTCAAGAAGGATACGGAGGCTACCGCCGGCATCCTGAAAGACATCGGTCTGGTGAAATGA
- a CDS encoding tripartite tricarboxylate transporter TctB family protein, with protein sequence MSDVERSNGQRRPDRAALVIAALLVLAAIAIAYSTSQTGSVAGYSPVGPKTFPYIIAIGLFGLGVLTAIEGWRGDFPEREPQAIAPMAWIIGGLAIQMLTMKTVGFSIATGLLFAATAKGFGRGPLYLTVPAGIVFAFIVWFIFAKGLQLSLPAGPLEKLF encoded by the coding sequence ATGAGCGACGTCGAGCGCTCGAACGGACAGCGCCGCCCCGACAGGGCGGCGCTTGTCATCGCGGCGCTTCTGGTGCTCGCCGCGATCGCCATCGCTTATTCGACATCGCAGACCGGAAGCGTCGCCGGCTATTCTCCGGTAGGACCGAAGACCTTCCCGTACATCATCGCCATCGGCCTGTTCGGGCTCGGCGTGCTGACCGCCATCGAAGGCTGGCGCGGCGATTTTCCCGAGCGCGAGCCGCAGGCGATCGCGCCCATGGCATGGATCATCGGCGGGCTGGCGATCCAGATGCTGACCATGAAGACGGTCGGCTTCTCCATCGCCACCGGCCTGCTCTTCGCCGCGACGGCAAAAGGCTTCGGGCGCGGACCGCTCTATCTTACGGTGCCGGCCGGCATCGTCTTCGCGTTCATAGTCTGGTTCATCTTCGCCAAGGGCCTGCAGCTCAGTCTTCCCGCCGGGCCGCTCGAGAAACTGTTCTAG